A DNA window from candidate division KSB1 bacterium contains the following coding sequences:
- a CDS encoding NADH-quinone oxidoreductase subunit C, which produces MTPEQIHQKLQEKFGDDILELNAEALDPFIKINPARFFEISKFLNEDQSLNFTSLMCLSGLCL; this is translated from the coding sequence ATGACTCCCGAGCAAATCCACCAGAAACTTCAGGAAAAATTCGGCGATGACATCCTTGAATTGAACGCAGAAGCTCTTGATCCTTTTATCAAAATAAATCCTGCCCGATTTTTCGAGATTTCCAAATTCCTGAATGAAGACCAGAGCCTGAACTTCACGTCACTGATGTGTCTGAGTGGACTCTGCTTGA
- the nuoB gene encoding NADH-quinone oxidoreductase subunit NuoB codes for MAKVKKPPFITEEQRFLEEGNYGDNLFITSVDKVLSWARLSSLWPMTFGLACCAIEMMATAASRYDLDRFGAGVMRPSPRQTDLMIVAGTVTIKMAERIQRLYDQMPEPKYVLSMGSCATSGGPYWQHGYHVLKGVDLIVPVDVYVTGCPPRPEALIDGIIKIQEKIRKESLIKRKLQERANV; via the coding sequence ATGGCCAAAGTCAAAAAACCCCCATTTATTACCGAGGAACAACGATTCCTGGAAGAAGGCAACTACGGTGACAATCTTTTTATTACGTCTGTTGATAAAGTGCTCAGCTGGGCGCGACTCTCTTCTTTGTGGCCTATGACGTTCGGGTTGGCATGCTGTGCTATCGAAATGATGGCTACTGCGGCTTCCCGTTACGATCTGGACCGTTTTGGCGCAGGCGTCATGCGGCCGAGTCCGAGGCAAACGGATTTGATGATTGTTGCCGGCACGGTCACGATTAAAATGGCTGAGCGAATCCAGCGGCTTTACGACCAGATGCCGGAACCCAAGTACGTGCTTTCCATGGGGAGCTGCGCCACCAGCGGCGGACCTTACTGGCAGCACGGCTACCACGTTCTGAAAGGAGTCGATTTGATTGTCCCGGTTGATGTTTATGTCACCGGCTGCCCACCCAGACCTGAAGCGCTTATCGATGGTATAATCAAAATCCAGGAAAAGATTCGCAAGGAAAGTTTGATCAAACGCAAACTTCAGGAAAGGGCGAACGTATGA